A window of the Psychrobium sp. MM17-31 genome harbors these coding sequences:
- a CDS encoding YgiQ family radical SAM protein, which produces MKKPIEKPTAPPIHEYPRYWAECYGTAPFLPTSRKEMDKLGWDSCDIIIVSGDAYVDHPSFGMAVIGRVLEAQGYRVGIIAQPDWHSKDAFMELGKPNLFFGVTAGNMDSMINRYTADRKIRHDDAYTPNNEGGKRPDRAVLQYSQRCREAYKDVPIVLGGIEASLRRLAHYDYWSDKVRRSVLFDAKADILLFGNAERALVELAYRIANKTPVSEITDIAGTAIIVKEVPEGFKEIDSSRIEKPHKSHVKPMINPYETETDCKNDTDKAPEEAKAQVITVRPSRHDSNTTVVRLPSFEKLQNDRVLYAHASRIMHLEVNPYSGRALIQQHGDRHLWVNKAPIPLTTEEMDFVFGLQYARVPHPKYGKAKIPAYDMIKTSVNIMRGCFGGCSFCSITEHEGRVIQSRSKESILNELGEIRDKVPGFTGTISDLGGPTANMYRLGCSDPKAEINCRHPSCVFPKICSKLDTDHKHTIDLYREARKVRGIKKILIASGVRYDLAVESPEYVKELVQNHVGGYLKIAPEHTEKRTLDLMMKPEMKAYDKFKEMFYQYSEEAGKKQYMIPYFISAHPGSTDEDMLNLALWLKANDFECDQVQNFYPSPMCNATAMYHSETNPLKKVKYKKNGEELFVAKGERQRRLHKAFLRYHDPENWPLLRSALKRMGMKYLIGTKKHCLVPDEHEEARVAATLRSRESSRHGNKRFATKNPKQPDIRSDKPTFGKGKGKSVYSDKAATGNQPSNKPAKKKVKPKAKPNQRKRSSLAGKPALGARPDRV; this is translated from the coding sequence ATGAAAAAGCCAATTGAAAAGCCAACCGCGCCACCAATTCACGAATACCCAAGATATTGGGCGGAGTGTTATGGCACAGCGCCGTTTTTGCCAACATCACGCAAAGAAATGGACAAATTAGGCTGGGATAGCTGCGACATCATCATCGTTTCAGGCGACGCCTATGTCGATCATCCAAGCTTTGGCATGGCGGTAATTGGCCGTGTATTAGAAGCCCAAGGTTATCGTGTAGGCATAATTGCTCAGCCTGATTGGCACAGTAAAGATGCCTTTATGGAGCTGGGTAAACCGAACCTATTCTTCGGTGTGACTGCCGGTAACATGGATTCGATGATTAATCGCTACACCGCCGATCGCAAGATTCGTCACGATGATGCCTACACGCCAAATAACGAAGGCGGTAAGCGACCTGATCGCGCAGTTTTACAATATTCACAACGTTGTCGCGAAGCCTACAAAGACGTGCCTATCGTATTAGGTGGTATCGAAGCCAGCTTGCGCCGTTTAGCACATTATGACTACTGGTCAGATAAAGTACGCCGTTCGGTATTATTCGACGCCAAAGCCGATATTCTGCTGTTTGGTAACGCCGAACGCGCCCTTGTGGAACTGGCTTATCGCATCGCTAACAAGACGCCAGTTAGCGAAATTACCGATATTGCTGGTACCGCAATCATCGTCAAAGAAGTACCGGAAGGCTTTAAAGAAATAGATTCGTCGCGTATTGAAAAACCACATAAGTCTCACGTAAAACCGATGATAAATCCGTATGAAACCGAAACGGATTGTAAAAATGACACCGACAAAGCGCCTGAAGAAGCCAAGGCACAAGTCATCACGGTAAGACCATCGCGTCACGACTCAAATACCACGGTAGTGCGTTTGCCATCGTTTGAGAAATTGCAAAATGACCGTGTGTTATACGCCCACGCATCACGCATTATGCACCTTGAAGTAAATCCATACTCAGGGCGCGCGCTTATCCAGCAACACGGCGATCGCCACTTGTGGGTTAACAAGGCGCCAATTCCGTTAACTACCGAAGAAATGGATTTTGTGTTTGGCCTCCAATACGCTCGTGTACCGCATCCTAAATACGGCAAGGCTAAAATCCCTGCTTACGACATGATTAAAACCTCGGTTAATATCATGCGTGGCTGTTTTGGTGGCTGTTCGTTCTGTTCTATTACCGAGCACGAGGGCCGTGTAATTCAAAGTCGTTCGAAAGAATCAATCTTGAACGAGCTTGGTGAAATTCGCGATAAAGTTCCGGGCTTTACTGGCACTATTTCCGACTTAGGCGGCCCAACCGCCAACATGTATCGCCTTGGTTGTAGCGATCCCAAAGCAGAAATTAACTGTCGTCATCCATCTTGTGTGTTCCCAAAAATCTGTAGCAAGCTCGATACTGACCACAAGCACACCATAGATTTATATCGCGAAGCTCGAAAAGTTCGCGGCATTAAGAAAATCTTAATAGCCTCAGGTGTACGTTACGATCTGGCAGTTGAGTCCCCAGAGTACGTTAAAGAGCTGGTGCAAAATCACGTTGGTGGTTACCTAAAAATAGCGCCAGAGCACACGGAAAAACGCACCCTAGACTTGATGATGAAGCCAGAGATGAAAGCTTACGACAAGTTTAAGGAAATGTTCTATCAGTACAGTGAAGAAGCGGGTAAAAAGCAGTACATGATCCCGTACTTTATCTCGGCGCATCCGGGCAGTACCGACGAAGACATGCTGAATTTAGCACTGTGGCTTAAAGCCAATGATTTCGAGTGTGACCAAGTACAAAACTTCTACCCATCGCCAATGTGTAACGCAACGGCAATGTATCACTCGGAAACCAATCCGCTGAAAAAGGTGAAATACAAGAAAAATGGCGAAGAGCTGTTTGTCGCGAAAGGCGAACGTCAACGCCGCCTACACAAGGCATTCTTGCGTTATCACGACCCAGAAAACTGGCCGCTATTACGCTCGGCGCTAAAACGCATGGGCATGAAGTACCTTATCGGTACTAAGAAGCACTGTTTAGTACCAGACGAGCACGAAGAAGCCCGTGTAGCCGCCACCCTGCGTAGCCGTGAATCAAGCCGTCATGGCAACAAACGCTTTGCAACAAAGAACCCGAAACAACCGGATATTAGAAGCGACAAACCAACTTTTGGCAAAGGCAAAGGGAAATCGGTTTACAGTGATAAGGCAGCGACTGGTAATCAGCCAAGCAATAAACCAGCGAAGAAAAAGGTTAAGCCGAAAGCGAAACCAAATCAGCGCAAACGCTCATCTCTAGCTGGCAAGCCAGCACTGGGAGCAAGGCCTGATAGGGTTTAA
- a CDS encoding ornithine cyclodeaminase: MNSQIKNDLSNVQFVGVNDMISLVNTQGIPAFITGLIEYLEQDFMQWDGFDKSPRYAAHSPEGVIELMPTGNLDKFSFKYVNGHPKNTKRGLQTVTAFGVLSDVDSGYPLMLSEMTLLTALRTAATSAMMAKYLAPENATTMAMIGCGAQSEFQAIAFNHVIGVKTVRLYDIDPAAIAKCRDNLRSYDIEVVVCDSAEQALQGAQIITTCTADKKNATILTSEMVKDALYVNAIGGDCPGKTELEDDLLLRAKVFVEYEPQTRIEGDIQQLTPEFSVTEMHRVIKGEIQGRTAQNELIIFDGVGFAVEDYSALRYVFDLANSDGQQLELLANPQDPRNLFGITL, encoded by the coding sequence ATGAATTCTCAAATAAAAAATGACTTATCCAATGTTCAATTCGTTGGTGTAAATGACATGATTTCTTTAGTTAATACACAGGGGATCCCTGCATTTATTACTGGCTTAATAGAGTATTTAGAGCAAGATTTTATGCAGTGGGACGGTTTTGATAAATCGCCGCGCTATGCAGCTCATTCGCCAGAAGGTGTTATTGAGTTAATGCCAACGGGTAACCTCGATAAATTCAGCTTTAAATACGTTAATGGCCATCCTAAAAACACCAAACGCGGACTGCAAACCGTAACGGCCTTTGGTGTGCTATCTGACGTTGATAGCGGTTATCCATTAATGCTCTCTGAAATGACGCTACTTACTGCACTTCGCACGGCGGCAACTTCGGCAATGATGGCCAAATACCTAGCGCCCGAAAATGCAACGACTATGGCGATGATAGGTTGTGGTGCGCAATCTGAGTTTCAAGCCATTGCCTTTAATCATGTAATCGGTGTCAAAACTGTGCGTTTATACGATATCGATCCAGCAGCCATCGCTAAATGTCGCGATAACCTGCGCAGTTATGATATCGAAGTAGTTGTGTGTGATAGCGCAGAGCAAGCGTTGCAAGGTGCGCAGATTATCACTACCTGCACCGCCGATAAGAAAAACGCCACCATCTTAACCAGCGAAATGGTTAAGGACGCGCTTTATGTCAATGCGATTGGTGGTGATTGTCCTGGAAAAACCGAGCTGGAAGATGATCTGTTATTGCGCGCTAAGGTGTTTGTTGAGTACGAGCCTCAAACGCGTATCGAAGGGGATATTCAGCAGCTAACACCTGAGTTTAGTGTTACCGAAATGCATCGTGTGATTAAAGGTGAGATACAAGGGCGCACGGCTCAAAATGAACTCATTATCTTTGATGGCGTCGGCTTTGCGGTAGAGGATTACTCTGCATTGCGTTATGTCTTTGATTTGGCAAATTCCGATGGTCAACAATTGGAGCTATTAGCTAATCCGCAAGATCCTCGTAATTTATTTGGTATCACCCTGTAG
- a CDS encoding arginine deiminase-related protein produces MSLFPQAPSAVVMIRPHHFVPNEQTRGDNSFQTASLIDEQHIKQQAFEQVTAMADELQQNGVTVHLFEDKGTKTPDSVFPNNWFSTHLGGQIAIYPMYAPNRRQERRSDIIDMLKAQYRVQDIIDYSGLEYDDIFLEGTGAMVLDHVERIAYAARSNRTDSHVLERFCTHFNIEPMVFDACDSNGTAVYHTNVLMCIGSDFVMAGFEMMTDEFRRQQIVRRFENAGKLVIQLTEQQIGSFCGNAIELQGNGQRLLALSQTAFNALTQEQKTLLSQRVKLLPLDVSALELAGGSVRCMLAGVHLSRR; encoded by the coding sequence ATGTCATTATTTCCCCAAGCGCCATCGGCGGTAGTGATGATCAGACCGCATCATTTTGTACCCAACGAGCAAACACGTGGTGATAACAGCTTTCAAACAGCATCGTTGATTGACGAACAACATATAAAACAGCAAGCATTTGAACAAGTAACCGCCATGGCTGATGAGTTGCAACAAAATGGCGTCACTGTGCATTTGTTCGAAGATAAAGGGACTAAAACACCTGATTCAGTATTTCCTAATAACTGGTTTTCTACTCATCTAGGTGGGCAAATCGCTATCTATCCGATGTATGCGCCGAACCGTCGCCAAGAGCGTCGCAGCGATATTATTGATATGCTAAAGGCGCAATACCGCGTTCAAGATATTATTGACTACTCAGGCCTTGAGTACGACGATATTTTCTTGGAAGGGACTGGGGCAATGGTGTTAGATCACGTCGAGCGCATTGCCTACGCCGCGCGTTCTAATCGTACCGACTCTCACGTGTTAGAGCGCTTTTGCACTCACTTTAATATCGAACCCATGGTATTTGATGCCTGCGATAGCAACGGCACGGCGGTTTACCACACCAATGTTTTAATGTGCATTGGTAGCGATTTTGTCATGGCAGGGTTTGAAATGATGACGGATGAATTTCGTCGTCAACAAATCGTTCGCCGTTTTGAAAACGCCGGTAAGTTAGTCATTCAGCTAACCGAACAACAAATAGGTTCTTTTTGTGGAAATGCGATAGAGCTACAAGGTAATGGCCAACGCTTACTTGCGTTATCACAAACTGCTTTTAATGCTCTGACACAAGAGCAAAAAACACTGTTATCACAGCGTGTTAAGTTATTACCACTCGATGTCTCTGCACTCGAACTCGCTGGTGGCTCGGTGCGTTGTATGCTGGCGGGAGTGCATTTAAGTCGTCGCTAA
- a CDS encoding tetratricopeptide repeat protein produces MPRLFALSYFFFSLLVCSTSFAADDAPKEQQIKQAVISNNQNYLYQELIAIQKQFTALEVKLEQQNDSEKVKELESDLKKLGEDLIKLQELVSKNEQVKSSEIKDVEGRISDLNFNTNMWGVIFSLFGLVLGIAGIITGLSTIHRAKSEARDAADSHMSEWLNSNRQGLLSDARESLLSVIKELQPQLDDAVDSLNDLHRDYESKFSDVFTKIVSNKELTDSEKEQINNSSLSEKLSSLEQYLFKGLKAYTNKHWQVAKQHLYQASIVEYSNQSDKLLVLRAIFGLAAISNRIKKTDDEVDYLKQIITLFEVNDNKEIQLQVAKAMMNLGIIYGQEESPNEEIEIYKQLIEQFTGHDNEEIQLIVAQAMMNLGVTYKQEKSPSEAIDTYKQLIEQFTGHDNEEIQLIVAQAMMNLGITHGQENSPNEEIEIYKQLIEQFTGHDNEEIQVTVAEAMMNLGVTYKQEKSPSEAIDTYKQLIEQFTGHDNEEIQLQVAKTMTNLGVTYGQEESPNEEIEIYKQLIEQFTGHDNEEIQLIVAQAMMNLGITHGQEKSPSEAIDTYKQLIEQFTGHDNEEIQLQVAKVMMNLGIIYGQEESPNEEIEIYKQLIEQFTGHDNEEIQLIVAQAMMNLGVTYKQEKSPSEAIDTYKQLIEQFTGHDNEEIQLQVAKVMMNLGIIYGQEKLFNKAISISDELIQKFEDIDSADIQEIVKDALANLAELSILFEEPKNVILRIEKVELNNPDEQTSIVMKFMRFLLDNVTFNEVVNSIELLPSDIELTWQFSEIKDYINDNFTGLKRQQINAVVRFFEEHKDKEKFLEETKGLQE; encoded by the coding sequence ATGCCAAGACTCTTCGCATTATCTTATTTTTTCTTTTCACTTCTTGTTTGTTCCACTTCCTTTGCCGCGGACGATGCACCAAAGGAGCAGCAAATAAAGCAAGCCGTTATCTCCAATAATCAAAACTATCTCTATCAAGAACTCATTGCGATTCAAAAGCAGTTTACTGCGCTGGAAGTGAAATTGGAGCAGCAGAATGATTCGGAAAAAGTTAAAGAGTTAGAATCTGACTTAAAAAAGTTAGGTGAAGACTTAATTAAATTACAAGAGCTCGTTTCGAAGAATGAGCAAGTGAAATCATCTGAGATAAAAGATGTTGAGGGACGCATTTCAGATTTAAATTTTAATACGAATATGTGGGGAGTTATATTCTCGTTATTTGGTTTAGTTCTTGGTATAGCAGGTATTATAACTGGTCTTTCAACAATTCATCGTGCTAAGTCAGAAGCGAGAGATGCAGCCGACAGTCATATGTCAGAATGGTTAAATAGCAATAGACAAGGACTATTAAGTGATGCGAGAGAGAGTCTGTTATCTGTAATAAAAGAATTACAGCCGCAGTTAGATGATGCGGTTGATTCGCTTAATGATTTACACCGAGATTATGAAAGTAAATTCAGTGATGTATTTACTAAGATAGTGAGTAATAAAGAACTAACAGATTCCGAAAAAGAACAGATTAATAACTCTTCATTATCAGAAAAATTAAGTTCATTGGAGCAGTACTTATTCAAGGGGTTAAAAGCTTATACAAATAAACATTGGCAGGTAGCTAAACAGCACTTGTATCAGGCGTCTATTGTCGAATATTCCAATCAAAGTGATAAGTTACTGGTTCTTAGAGCTATATTTGGTTTAGCTGCAATTTCCAATAGAATCAAAAAAACAGATGATGAAGTAGATTATTTAAAACAAATAATTACTTTATTCGAAGTTAATGATAATAAAGAAATTCAGCTGCAAGTCGCTAAAGCTATGATGAATTTGGGTATTATATATGGCCAAGAAGAGTCTCCTAACGAAGAGATTGAGATTTATAAGCAGCTGATTGAACAATTTACTGGTCATGATAATGAAGAGATTCAGTTAATAGTTGCACAGGCGATGATGAACTTGGGGGTGACTTATAAACAAGAAAAGTCTCCTAGTGAAGCCATTGATACGTATAAGCAGCTGATTGAACAATTTACTGGTCATGATAATGAAGAGATTCAGTTAATAGTTGCACAGGCGATGATGAACTTGGGTATTACACATGGACAAGAAAATTCTCCTAACGAAGAAATTGAGATTTATAAGCAGCTGATTGAACAATTTACTGGTCATGATAATGAAGAGATTCAGGTAACAGTTGCAGAGGCGATGATGAACTTGGGGGTGACTTATAAACAAGAAAAGTCTCCTAGTGAAGCCATTGATACGTATAAGCAGCTGATTGAACAATTTACTGGTCATGATAATGAAGAAATTCAGCTTCAAGTCGCTAAAACGATGACAAATTTAGGTGTTACTTACGGACAAGAAGAGTCTCCTAACGAAGAGATTGAGATTTATAAGCAGCTGATTGAACAATTTACTGGTCATGATAATGAAGAGATTCAGTTAATAGTTGCACAGGCGATGATGAACTTGGGCATTACACATGGACAAGAAAAGTCTCCTAGTGAAGCCATTGATACGTATAAGCAGCTGATTGAACAATTTACTGGTCATGATAATGAAGAAATTCAGCTGCAAGTCGCTAAAGTGATGATGAATTTGGGTATTATATATGGACAAGAAGAGTCTCCTAACGAAGAGATTGAGATTTATAAGCAGCTGATTGAACAATTTACTGGTCATGATAATGAAGAGATTCAGTTAATAGTTGCACAGGCGATGATGAACTTGGGGGTGACTTATAAACAAGAAAAGTCTCCTAGTGAAGCCATTGATACGTATAAGCAGCTGATTGAACAATTTACTGGTCATGATAATGAAGAAATTCAGCTGCAAGTCGCTAAAGTGATGATGAATTTGGGTATTATATATGGACAAGAAAAATTATTTAATAAGGCCATTTCTATATCTGATGAACTCATCCAAAAATTTGAGGATATTGATAGTGCAGATATTCAAGAAATAGTTAAGGACGCGTTGGCAAATTTAGCTGAACTATCTATTCTTTTCGAAGAGCCTAAAAATGTTATTTTGAGAATTGAAAAAGTTGAATTAAACAACCCCGATGAACAAACATCTATAGTAATGAAGTTCATGAGATTCTTACTAGATAATGTAACATTTAATGAGGTAGTAAATTCGATTGAATTATTACCAAGTGATATTGAATTGACATGGCAATTTTCTGAAATAAAAGATTACATCAATGACAATTTCACTGGCTTAAAACGTCAACAAATTAATGCTGTTGTAAGATTTTTTGAAGAACATAAAGATAAAGAAAAATTCTTAGAAGAAACTAAAGGGTTGCAAGAATAG
- a CDS encoding Lrp/AsnC family transcriptional regulator → MSTSTNITKRAYLHDAIDKELLAILRADGRASVSKLATMLNISRGTVQNRLDRLVSSGAILGFTVRAHDELETDVVKAMMMIEVVGKSTNQVIQKLRGIPQLTKLHTTNGNWDLVAEIRASDLQEFDRVLSDVRTIDGVLNSETSILLRSV, encoded by the coding sequence ATGTCTACTTCAACTAACATCACCAAACGTGCCTACTTACACGATGCTATCGACAAGGAGCTGCTCGCTATTTTGCGAGCCGATGGTCGCGCTTCCGTCTCCAAACTTGCGACAATGCTCAATATATCGCGCGGTACGGTACAAAACCGATTAGATAGATTAGTTAGTAGTGGGGCTATTCTCGGTTTTACTGTGCGTGCTCATGACGAATTAGAAACCGACGTGGTTAAGGCGATGATGATGATTGAAGTCGTTGGCAAATCAACTAATCAAGTAATTCAAAAGCTGCGTGGAATCCCGCAATTAACTAAACTACATACGACCAATGGAAATTGGGATTTAGTGGCTGAAATACGAGCGTCAGATTTACAAGAATTTGATAGAGTGCTTAGTGATGTGAGAACTATCGATGGTGTGCTCAATAGTGAAACTAGTATTCTGCTAAGGTCGGTATAA
- a CDS encoding class I SAM-dependent methyltransferase — MQPIDTGKAYDQITHLWQREGFDRTNGIAQHEKALSYAKNSGLALDVGCGCTGRFIDLLLSHGFTPQGIDISQKMLQLAQERHPNIEFIHADICQWQPSNKYDFITAWDSIWHVPLAQQEALMTKLMSMLTKDGVLIFSAGGIEEPQQHTDDAMGVEVYYGTLGFKKHLALIDQCGCVCHYVEYELHCYFIVQRT, encoded by the coding sequence ATGCAGCCGATAGATACTGGTAAAGCCTACGACCAAATTACTCATTTGTGGCAGCGGGAAGGTTTTGATCGCACTAACGGTATTGCTCAACATGAGAAAGCGCTGAGTTATGCCAAAAATAGCGGTTTAGCCTTGGATGTTGGTTGTGGCTGTACGGGACGTTTTATCGATTTATTACTTAGCCATGGCTTCACGCCACAGGGCATCGACATTTCACAGAAAATGCTGCAATTAGCACAAGAAAGACATCCTAATATCGAATTTATTCATGCTGATATTTGCCAATGGCAACCGTCTAATAAATACGATTTCATTACCGCGTGGGATAGCATTTGGCACGTGCCTCTAGCGCAGCAAGAAGCGTTAATGACTAAGCTGATGTCGATGTTAACAAAAGACGGCGTACTAATTTTTAGTGCTGGTGGCATCGAAGAACCTCAGCAACATACCGATGATGCCATGGGCGTCGAAGTTTACTATGGCACTTTGGGATTCAAGAAACACTTAGCGCTGATCGATCAATGTGGCTGTGTCTGCCATTATGTTGAATATGAACTACACTGTTATTTCATCGTTCAACGAACATAG
- a CDS encoding isochorismatase, with protein sequence MSNQLSNEQKEIVLAAVNRASETWKNSFNSQNAAGCAGQYESDAVMHARPFGTFTGTAEIQAFWQKLIDDGFKGVEYIAPKLEVIDESSALLTSGWKMNNASGVIHKELWVLQEDGSAKLREDDFEALA encoded by the coding sequence ATGAGCAATCAATTATCAAACGAGCAAAAAGAAATTGTTTTAGCAGCAGTAAACCGTGCAAGCGAAACGTGGAAAAATTCATTTAACTCACAAAACGCGGCAGGTTGTGCAGGCCAATATGAAAGTGACGCAGTAATGCACGCACGCCCATTCGGCACCTTTACTGGAACAGCAGAGATTCAAGCATTCTGGCAGAAGCTTATTGATGATGGTTTCAAAGGTGTTGAATACATCGCGCCAAAATTAGAGGTGATTGACGAAAGCAGCGCTTTATTAACTTCTGGCTGGAAAATGAATAATGCGTCTGGCGTCATCCATAAAGAACTATGGGTATTACAGGAAGACGGCAGCGCTAAATTACGCGAAGATGATTTTGAAGCATTAGCGTAA
- a CDS encoding ribonuclease E inhibitor RraB — translation MSVGKLSCILSALLLTACASNPAIEYNSSLIEALVKRGSDVNKVHTIRYHVSCNAKTDVEKLVKLSHEKGFSADVIKYFETDNHWYTSLKKESPLKIKPIMAYLDTLTDLQQGLNCDKVTWGSKVVK, via the coding sequence ATGTCAGTAGGAAAATTGAGTTGTATTTTATCTGCCTTGCTATTAACGGCCTGTGCATCTAATCCAGCAATTGAATACAACAGCTCACTAATTGAAGCATTAGTAAAACGTGGCAGCGACGTAAATAAAGTTCATACCATCAGATACCATGTAAGCTGTAACGCTAAGACTGATGTTGAAAAATTGGTGAAACTTAGTCACGAAAAAGGTTTTAGTGCCGACGTGATTAAATATTTCGAGACAGATAATCACTGGTATACGTCGCTGAAAAAAGAATCACCGTTGAAGATTAAGCCAATTATGGCGTATCTCGATACTCTGACCGATTTACAACAAGGTTTAAACTGCGACAAGGTTACTTGGGGCAGTAAGGTTGTGAAGTAG
- a CDS encoding LysR family transcriptional regulator yields MLNQSRHIQIFCQIVEAGGISKAAEALEVSKSVISQHLKALEQELGISLLNRTTRRQTLTPVGKEFYQQCKQINQLTKQAWQQAQAAQEVAKGIVTITAPHALMDSVVAPAIGELLIKHPLMKPVLIADDQRQDLIKNNIDIAVRVGELPDSDYRQVKLGEFRDVLCASQTYIDKHFSDNAIEWSTINYIANDWQGSHVNHQLTHVQSTNKQLNLSFTPQRRANSLPTVVALAKAGAGIALLPHFIVAQEPALVKVVADYQLPPNEVFALHAYSSGKPKAVELAIGAINSKMK; encoded by the coding sequence ATGCTTAATCAATCTCGTCATATTCAGATCTTTTGCCAAATCGTGGAAGCTGGTGGTATTAGCAAGGCCGCAGAAGCGCTAGAAGTATCTAAATCCGTGATTAGCCAACACTTAAAGGCGTTAGAACAAGAACTTGGTATATCCCTATTAAATCGCACTACACGCCGTCAGACGTTAACGCCAGTGGGAAAAGAGTTCTATCAACAGTGCAAACAAATTAATCAACTCACTAAACAAGCGTGGCAACAGGCGCAAGCGGCGCAGGAAGTTGCCAAGGGAATTGTTACCATTACGGCCCCTCATGCATTGATGGACAGCGTAGTCGCCCCAGCAATTGGTGAACTGTTGATTAAACATCCGCTAATGAAGCCTGTGCTTATTGCTGATGATCAGCGCCAAGATCTCATTAAAAACAATATTGATATTGCAGTGCGGGTAGGGGAATTGCCTGACAGTGATTATCGGCAAGTAAAACTCGGCGAGTTTCGCGATGTATTGTGTGCCTCGCAAACTTACATCGATAAACACTTTAGTGATAACGCTATTGAATGGTCGACAATTAACTATATCGCTAATGACTGGCAAGGAAGTCATGTAAATCATCAACTGACTCATGTTCAGTCGACAAATAAGCAACTAAATCTGTCTTTTACACCACAGCGCCGTGCTAACTCCTTGCCAACAGTTGTAGCGTTAGCAAAAGCAGGCGCTGGCATTGCGTTACTTCCGCACTTTATTGTCGCTCAAGAGCCTGCACTAGTGAAGGTTGTTGCTGATTACCAATTACCACCGAATGAAGTGTTCGCTTTACACGCTTATTCAAGTGGTAAGCCGAAGGCTGTTGAATTAGCTATTGGCGCGATAAATAGCAAGATGAAATAG